GGGAAAGATATTTTATCCTATCTCCCGAAAGGAAAAGGCGCAGATAAAATTATTGCTTTAATGAAGAACTCTCAGGAAATATTCCGGGAACATCGGATAAATAAGACAAGGGAAGAAACCGGCAAGGTTCCTGCCAATAGCATATGGCTTTGGGGACAGGGAAAGAGGTCGCAATTTCCATTATTTTTTGAAAAATATGGTGTACGAGGGGCAACTGTTGCAGCGGTAGACCTGATAAAAGGAATAAGCAGTCTCATTGGTTTTGATACGCCCCATGTGGAGGGGGCAACCGGTTACCTGGATACAGACTACAGTGCAAAAGCAGCAAGAGCCCTAGAACTCCTCAAGGACCACGACATCGTATACATTCATATAGAGGCTCCTGATGAGGCGTCTCACAACGGAAATGTAAATGAAAAAATTAAAGCCATCGAACATATTGATAGCGAAGTGGTGGGCAGTATATATGAAAAAATCGGGGAGCAGGTAAGAATGCTCATTGTTACAGATCATGCAACGCCCATAACAATGAAGACACATCATGCATGCCCGGTCCCTTATGTAATATTTGAAAAAGGCAGGAAAGGAAACGGCTGCCCGACAGGATATGATGAACGTTCGGGTGATTTGATACTGGATGGCGAAGCGCTGATTGAGCAATTAATAAAAGGAAAACAGGCATGAGACAAAAATTCATTTTTGTAACAGGTGGGGTAGTATCTTCTCTTGGCAAAGGGCTTGCCTCTGCATCCATAGGCGCACTCCTTGAATCGAGAGGACTTGCTGTGATGCTCATGAAATTGGACCCTTATATCAATGTTGATCCTGGTACAATGAGTCCTTTTCAACATGGAGAAGTTTTTGTTACTGATGATGGGGCGGAAACAGATCTGGATCTGGGCCACTATGAGCGGTTTACAAATGCTACAGGTTCAAGAAAATGCAACTTTACTACCGGACAGGTCTATGATACCGTCATTTCAAGAGAAAGAAGAGGCGAATATCTTGGTGGAACCGTTCAGGTCATACCGCACATTACCAATGAAATAAAGCGAAGAATCCTCGATGTGGATGACGGCATAGACGTAGTAATAGTGGAGATCGGGGGTACGGTTGGCGATATCGAAAGCCTGCCCTTTCTCGAAGCAATACGTCAACTTCGCAATGACCTGGGCAAGGAAAATTCACTGTTTATACATCTTACGCTGGTTCCTTTAATTAAAACTGCTGATGAGATGAAGACAAAACCGACACAGCACAGTGTAAAGGAATTGCGAGGGATCGGTATCCAGCCTGATATTTTGTTGTGCAGGACCGAAGGCGATCTCCCGCAGGAGATGAAAGATAAGATAGCGCTTTTTTGTAATGTTGAAAAAGATGCAGTTATAATGGCAAAAGATGTAGGCGCAATATATGAAGTTCCTCTGATTTATCACAAGGAAGGACTCGACGAAAAGATAACCAGCCTGCTGAATATCTGGTCAAAAAAACCGGACCTTTCCCAATGGGAACGAATTGTTAATACGATAAAGCATCCGGAATATCAGGTAGAAATTGCAGTAGTCGGTAAATACGTCAAGCTGAAAGACTCATATAAGAGTTTGAACGAGGCCCTTGCGCACGGAGGGATAGCAAACAGCTGCAAGGTCAATATCAGGTATGTGGACTCAGAAGAAATTGAGAGGGGCGGGGCACCTGTTCCGGGAGATGTTGACGGCATACTGGTGCCCGGAGGCTTTGGGGATAGAGGGGTTGAAGGCAAGATTGCCGTCATACAGCATGCACGTGAATATAAAATCCCTTTTTTCGGTATATGCCTTGGTATGCAGCTTGCAGTTGTCGAAGCATGCAGACATCTTGCCGGATTTGCAGATGCCCATAGTACGGAATTTAATGAAAATACAAGTTGCCCTTCCATATATCTTATTGAGGAATGGACAGATAGAGAAAATAATATTCAAAAGAGAGACAAACATTCCGATAAAGGCGGCACCATGAGACTCGGCGCTTATCCCTGTAAATTAAAACAGGGAAGCCTTGCTCAAATGGCATATAAACATGATTTAATCCATGAAAGACACAGGCACAGGTACGAGTTCAACATGTCTTTTTTAAGACAGATTGAGGAATGCGGGCTGTCCGTTACAGGTATATCTCCTGATGAAACACTTGTTGAGATAGTTGAATTTAAAAATCACCCATGGTTTTTAGGGTGCCAGTTCCATCCTGAATTCAAATCTAAACCTTTTAATCCACATCCCCTTTTCAGAGATTTTATCAAAGCATCATTAAATTATGGGCAAGAAAGACTAAAATGCAAAGACAAGTAAATATCGGACATATAAGGATGGGACAAAGGCCTTTTGTATTTATCGGGGGGCCCTGCGTTATTGAGGGGAGAGACATAACCCTGACAATTGCAGAAAGACTTTTGAAAATAACCGGAGATTTACATATTCCTTTTATTTTCAAATCCTCATACGACAAGGCAAATAGAACATCGGTGGGAAGCTTCCGCGGTTTTGGCATAGAAAAAGGGCTGGAGATACTTTCTGAAGTCAGGGAAACTTTCGGCGTACCAATATTAACAGATGTACATAGCGTTGAAGAAGCGTTCATGGCAGCCCGTGTGGTTGATGTCCTCCAGGTCCCTGCGCTCCTTTCGAGACAGACAGACCTGCTTGTTGCATGTGGAAAGACGGGTAAACCCGTGAATATCAAGAAAGGTCAATTCCTGTCTCCATATGATATACAGTATGCTATAGACAAAGTCGTATCTACCGGAAACAGGCAGATATTGATTACTGAGAGAGGGACAAGCTTCGGATATAACACGCTGGTAAATGACTTCAGATCTATACCGATTATGAAAGAATTTGGATATCCTGTCATATTTGATGCAACCCACAGTGTTCAGAAACCCGGGGCGGCATCGGGTCGTTCAGGCGGAGAAAGAGAATTTATTTTCCCGCTGGCAAGAGCAGCAATTGCTGTCGGGGTTGACGGCATATTTATGGAAACACATGTTGATCCGTCAAAGGCGCTATGTGATGGTGAAAACTCTGTTGCCCTCGATGATCTGCCCGTTATACTGAAAACGTTGAAAAACATAGAGGAAGTTCTATGAAAAAGGGGTCAGGGGTCAGTAGTAAGGGGTCTCCGAAAAACAGGATTTTGAAATCTGAACCACAAAATACAGCACCTGGAACTTCAATAATAGAAATAGGCAAGGATGTATTAAGAA
This DNA window, taken from Pseudomonadota bacterium, encodes the following:
- a CDS encoding cofactor-independent phosphoglycerate mutase encodes the protein MKYIVIIGDGMADFPLDELGGKTPLMTAHKPYMDMMAREGACGKVLTIPEGFSPGSDVACMSIFGYSPAKYYTGRAPIEASGMGIKMGEADVAFRCNLVYLTNLSGSTIMTDYSSGHITTDEARVLIDALQRETGSGEFTFFPGISYRHIMLWNKGLFEMETTPPHDITGKDILSYLPKGKGADKIIALMKNSQEIFREHRINKTREETGKVPANSIWLWGQGKRSQFPLFFEKYGVRGATVAAVDLIKGISSLIGFDTPHVEGATGYLDTDYSAKAARALELLKDHDIVYIHIEAPDEASHNGNVNEKIKAIEHIDSEVVGSIYEKIGEQVRMLIVTDHATPITMKTHHACPVPYVIFEKGRKGNGCPTGYDERSGDLILDGEALIEQLIKGKQA
- a CDS encoding CTP synthase — translated: MRQKFIFVTGGVVSSLGKGLASASIGALLESRGLAVMLMKLDPYINVDPGTMSPFQHGEVFVTDDGAETDLDLGHYERFTNATGSRKCNFTTGQVYDTVISRERRGEYLGGTVQVIPHITNEIKRRILDVDDGIDVVIVEIGGTVGDIESLPFLEAIRQLRNDLGKENSLFIHLTLVPLIKTADEMKTKPTQHSVKELRGIGIQPDILLCRTEGDLPQEMKDKIALFCNVEKDAVIMAKDVGAIYEVPLIYHKEGLDEKITSLLNIWSKKPDLSQWERIVNTIKHPEYQVEIAVVGKYVKLKDSYKSLNEALAHGGIANSCKVNIRYVDSEEIERGGAPVPGDVDGILVPGGFGDRGVEGKIAVIQHAREYKIPFFGICLGMQLAVVEACRHLAGFADAHSTEFNENTSCPSIYLIEEWTDRENNIQKRDKHSDKGGTMRLGAYPCKLKQGSLAQMAYKHDLIHERHRHRYEFNMSFLRQIEECGLSVTGISPDETLVEIVEFKNHPWFLGCQFHPEFKSKPFNPHPLFRDFIKASLNYGQERLKCKDK
- the kdsA gene encoding 3-deoxy-8-phosphooctulonate synthase, with amino-acid sequence MQRQVNIGHIRMGQRPFVFIGGPCVIEGRDITLTIAERLLKITGDLHIPFIFKSSYDKANRTSVGSFRGFGIEKGLEILSEVRETFGVPILTDVHSVEEAFMAARVVDVLQVPALLSRQTDLLVACGKTGKPVNIKKGQFLSPYDIQYAIDKVVSTGNRQILITERGTSFGYNTLVNDFRSIPIMKEFGYPVIFDATHSVQKPGAASGRSGGEREFIFPLARAAIAVGVDGIFMETHVDPSKALCDGENSVALDDLPVILKTLKNIEEVL